From the Vibrio metoecus genome, one window contains:
- the trpD gene encoding anthranilate phosphoribosyltransferase, whose translation MQTIINKLYEQQGLTQAESQQLFDQIIRGEMDPVLMAAVLTALKIKGETPDEIAGAAKALLANANPFPRPDYDFADIVGTGGDGSNTINISTTAAFVAAACGVKVAKHGNRGVSSKSGSSDLLSSFGINLAMSAQDSRQALDDLGVAFLFAPQYHSGVRHAMPVRQTMKTRTIFNILGPLINPARPNIELMGVYSKDLVRPIAQTMLQMGLKRAAVVHGSGLDEVAIHGETQVAEIRQGELIEYTLTPEDFGVSRYPLDAIRGGEPEENRAIITQILTGNGTAAQMAAVAVNVALLLRLFGQEDLKANTQQAIAVMKSGQAYGLVQQLAQRG comes from the coding sequence ATGCAAACCATTATTAATAAACTCTATGAACAGCAAGGGCTAACGCAAGCCGAGAGCCAACAGCTTTTCGACCAAATTATTCGCGGTGAAATGGATCCTGTATTGATGGCTGCGGTACTGACTGCGCTGAAAATCAAAGGCGAAACGCCAGATGAAATTGCTGGTGCGGCTAAAGCTCTGCTCGCCAACGCGAATCCGTTTCCGCGTCCTGATTATGACTTTGCCGATATCGTAGGTACCGGTGGCGATGGCTCAAACACCATCAACATCTCAACCACCGCGGCATTTGTCGCCGCAGCGTGTGGCGTGAAAGTCGCTAAACACGGTAACCGTGGGGTATCGAGCAAATCCGGCTCTTCCGATCTACTCAGCTCATTTGGGATCAACCTTGCCATGAGCGCGCAAGATTCGCGTCAAGCCTTGGATGATCTCGGTGTCGCTTTCTTGTTTGCCCCTCAGTATCACAGCGGTGTGCGCCATGCGATGCCGGTGCGTCAAACCATGAAAACTCGCACCATTTTCAACATCTTAGGCCCCCTGATTAACCCTGCTCGTCCCAATATTGAATTGATGGGGGTTTACAGCAAGGATTTGGTTCGTCCTATTGCGCAAACCATGTTACAAATGGGTCTGAAACGCGCAGCGGTGGTGCATGGTTCAGGTCTGGATGAAGTCGCGATTCATGGCGAAACGCAAGTGGCGGAAATTCGCCAAGGCGAATTGATTGAGTACACGCTCACCCCGGAAGATTTTGGTGTTAGCCGTTACCCACTGGATGCGATCCGTGGTGGAGAGCCAGAAGAGAATCGCGCCATCATCACCCAGATCCTAACGGGCAATGGTACAGCAGCACAAATGGCGGCAGTGGCAGTCAACGTTGCACTTCTGCTGCGTCTATTTGGTCAAGAAGATCTGAAAGCCAACACCCAACAAGCGATCGCCGTGATGAAATCGGGCCAAGCCTATGGATTGGTTCAGCAGTTAGCACAACGAGGTTAA